A single Phycisphaerales bacterium DNA region contains:
- a CDS encoding DUF1501 domain-containing protein — protein sequence MTNFDPFTRREFLRSGLIMASAAATIPAFLNASAHAMHRAMGGLSSVPGVPDDHILVVVQLSGGNDGLNTVVPFGMPEYYRARAGIGIQERDALKLSGGDGIGLHPALAPMKELYDNGLAAVIQGVGYPNPNRSHFKSMDIWHTADVNATGEGWLGRYFDHECCGFGKGESGTPENARKPEMGEAAGPPGIAIGRTAPLAMEGQQIKPVSFESAELFRWTGQEVDRELADPYQELNRRGDDAAARARKEGDSNASFLLRTALDAQVSSDLIRKAVGLRPKTTFPQSDIGRQLSMVSSMIRAGLKTRVYYTSLGSFDTHSQQGGNQGRHAQLLRQFSEAVRAFYTELKEQGNDGRVLTMSFSEFGRRVSQNASQGTDHGTAAPMFLFGPMVRQGVIGDHPSLRDLDDGDLKYKIDFRSVYAGILEGWMKADTKKILEGSWQAVPVVRKG from the coding sequence ATGACGAACTTCGATCCATTCACGCGTCGTGAGTTCCTGCGTTCGGGGCTGATCATGGCCTCGGCCGCGGCGACGATCCCGGCGTTCCTGAACGCGTCGGCGCACGCGATGCACCGGGCGATGGGCGGGCTGTCGAGCGTGCCGGGGGTGCCGGATGACCACATCCTGGTGGTGGTGCAGCTCTCGGGGGGCAACGACGGGCTGAACACGGTGGTGCCGTTCGGCATGCCGGAGTACTACCGGGCGCGGGCGGGCATCGGCATCCAGGAGCGGGATGCGCTCAAGCTGTCGGGGGGCGACGGCATCGGCCTGCACCCGGCGCTGGCGCCGATGAAGGAGCTGTACGACAACGGGCTCGCGGCGGTGATCCAGGGCGTGGGGTACCCCAACCCGAACCGCTCCCACTTCAAGTCGATGGACATCTGGCACACGGCGGATGTGAACGCGACGGGCGAGGGGTGGCTGGGGCGGTACTTCGACCACGAGTGCTGCGGGTTCGGCAAGGGGGAGAGCGGGACGCCTGAGAACGCGAGGAAGCCGGAGATGGGCGAGGCCGCGGGCCCGCCGGGGATCGCGATCGGGCGGACGGCGCCGCTGGCGATGGAAGGGCAGCAGATCAAGCCGGTGAGCTTCGAGAGCGCCGAGCTCTTCCGTTGGACGGGGCAGGAGGTCGATCGCGAGCTGGCGGACCCGTACCAGGAGCTCAACCGGCGGGGCGACGACGCGGCGGCGCGGGCGCGCAAGGAGGGGGACTCCAACGCGTCGTTCCTGCTGCGGACGGCGCTGGATGCGCAGGTGTCGAGCGACCTGATCCGCAAGGCGGTGGGGCTGCGGCCCAAGACGACGTTCCCGCAGAGCGACATCGGTCGGCAGCTGTCGATGGTGAGCTCAATGATCAGGGCGGGGCTGAAGACGCGGGTGTACTACACGAGCCTGGGCAGCTTCGACACGCACTCGCAGCAGGGCGGGAACCAGGGGCGGCACGCGCAGCTGCTGCGGCAGTTCAGCGAGGCGGTGCGGGCGTTCTACACCGAGCTCAAGGAGCAGGGCAACGACGGGCGCGTGCTGACGATGAGCTTCTCGGAGTTCGGACGGCGCGTGAGCCAGAACGCGAGCCAGGGGACCGACCACGGCACGGCGGCGCCGATGTTCCTGTTCGGCCCGATGGTGCGGCAAGGCGTGATCGGGGATCACCCGTCGCTGCGCGATCTGGATGACGGGGACCTCAAGTACAAGATCGACTTCCGCAGCGTGTACGCGGGCATCCTGGAGGGGTGGATGAAGGCGGACACGAAGAAGATTCTGGAGGGGAGCTGGCAGGCGGTGCCGGTGGTGAGGAAGGGATGA
- a CDS encoding COX15/CtaA family protein: MYGFASAVCVWTAWFVTHVPWVSLAEPVRVGVVLGVWLLVSLLAGRATGAARGLQVGALSGLIAAAVGLLLLGAKIIPPEGTQGATPVYLIVPGFLALGAVVGAIGGVIGGLSNRRPAAGDWLARFSIVTVMSAAPLLFVGGLVTTTNSGMAVPDWPRTFGMNMFLYPLGNANVDVFLEHSHRLFGTLVGLTALVLMVWTVRSEPRRWVKGFAIGVFAAIVVQGVLGGGRVLGNSVAAAIVHGVFAQIIFAGLVALAAMLWMTPERLAGVQPFERDRKVKALVTAALHSTILQVIFGAAYRHTREMKGATHALFAHIGFSFIVLVAALLGGMYAASIPATATGPVRVLRRLGQALVAAVSVQFLLGWAAWSMGGSGRVPELVSQSLLRTAHQANGAVLLGVATAAAVVAKMVYRAAHNPGERRCSRCGYVLAGLPEVTQCPECGQPT; this comes from the coding sequence GTGTATGGCTTTGCGTCGGCGGTGTGCGTGTGGACGGCGTGGTTCGTCACGCATGTGCCGTGGGTGAGCCTGGCGGAGCCTGTTCGTGTGGGGGTGGTGTTAGGGGTGTGGCTGCTGGTGAGCTTGCTCGCGGGGCGGGCGACGGGGGCGGCACGTGGGCTGCAAGTGGGGGCGCTCAGCGGACTTATCGCGGCGGCGGTGGGGCTGCTGCTGCTGGGGGCCAAGATCATCCCGCCGGAGGGGACGCAGGGGGCGACGCCGGTCTATCTGATCGTCCCGGGTTTCCTGGCGCTTGGGGCGGTGGTGGGGGCAATCGGCGGCGTGATCGGTGGGCTTTCGAACCGGAGGCCGGCTGCGGGGGACTGGCTGGCGCGGTTTTCGATCGTGACGGTGATGAGCGCGGCGCCGCTGCTGTTCGTGGGCGGGCTGGTGACGACGACGAACAGCGGGATGGCGGTGCCGGATTGGCCGCGGACCTTTGGAATGAACATGTTCCTGTACCCGCTGGGGAACGCGAACGTGGATGTGTTCCTGGAGCACTCGCACCGGCTGTTCGGGACGCTGGTGGGGCTGACGGCCCTGGTGCTGATGGTGTGGACGGTGCGGAGTGAGCCCCGCCGGTGGGTGAAGGGGTTTGCGATCGGCGTGTTCGCGGCGATTGTCGTGCAGGGGGTGCTGGGCGGCGGGCGGGTGCTGGGGAACAGCGTGGCGGCGGCGATTGTGCACGGGGTGTTCGCGCAGATCATCTTCGCGGGGCTGGTGGCGCTGGCGGCGATGCTGTGGATGACGCCTGAGCGACTGGCGGGCGTGCAGCCGTTCGAGCGGGACCGCAAGGTGAAGGCGCTGGTGACGGCGGCCCTGCACTCGACGATTCTGCAGGTGATCTTCGGGGCGGCGTACCGGCACACGCGGGAAATGAAGGGGGCGACGCACGCGCTGTTTGCTCACATCGGGTTCTCGTTCATCGTGCTGGTGGCGGCGCTGCTGGGGGGGATGTACGCGGCGAGCATTCCGGCAACGGCTACCGGGCCGGTGCGGGTGCTGCGGCGGCTGGGGCAGGCGTTGGTGGCAGCGGTGAGCGTGCAGTTCCTGCTGGGCTGGGCGGCGTGGTCGATGGGCGGGTCGGGGCGGGTGCCGGAGCTGGTGAGCCAGTCGCTGCTGCGGACAGCCCACCAAGCGAACGGGGCGGTGCTGCTGGGGGTGGCGACGGCGGCGGCGGTGGTGGCGAAGATGGTGTACCGGGCCGCCCATAACCCGGGGGAGCGGCGTTGCTCGAGGTGCGGGTACGTTCTGGCGGGCCTGCCCGAGGTGACGCAGTGCCCCGAGTGCGGGCAGCCGACCTGA
- a CDS encoding DUF1800 domain-containing protein has protein sequence MLQPEPATKPDAAANRPTPVDDQSIEKSLRPLDPKRFGYAQARHLLWRAGFGGTEQQVQTLVSWGPAKSVEHLINYDKVPGEPVKEDAFDKDIMRPPTEEERRAQAAARRSQNQEEISRLQRLRQDRARTDRGQMGDIQKWWLKRMIETARPLEEKLTLFWHGHFATSFRSVEDSYHMFVQNQLFRTHAAGNFGELLKAIIRDPAMIKFLNNNDNRKGRPNENLAREIMELFSLGLGNYTEKDIKEGARALTGYTYRDDQFVFERNQHDNGGKTILGQGNLNDGDDFVKAILAQRACSQYIARRMYHYFVSDVPPDERGGDKELHPAQRAAIRELGTTLQSNRYEVKPVLKKLFLSEHFYEPRFMNEQIKSPVQLVVGAVRSLNTPVRDLSILNDALDLMGQRLFMPPSVKGWDGGRSWINTSTMFVRQNIMTFLITGKKPVGYDGSAGTDVFDAMAVLPRSVHGKDEVVDGVLDVTLGQRPLSARQAMLDYLDEKDGEINNATVTGLILLATAMPEYQLC, from the coding sequence ATGCTGCAACCAGAACCAGCCACAAAGCCCGACGCTGCCGCGAATCGCCCCACGCCGGTCGATGATCAGTCGATCGAGAAGAGCCTGCGGCCGCTGGACCCCAAGCGGTTCGGGTATGCGCAGGCCCGGCACCTGCTGTGGCGGGCGGGGTTCGGCGGGACGGAGCAGCAGGTGCAGACGCTGGTGTCGTGGGGGCCGGCGAAGTCGGTGGAGCACCTGATCAACTACGACAAGGTGCCCGGCGAGCCAGTGAAGGAAGACGCGTTCGACAAGGACATCATGCGGCCGCCGACGGAGGAGGAGAGAAGGGCGCAGGCCGCGGCGAGGCGGAGCCAGAACCAGGAGGAGATCTCGCGGCTGCAGCGGCTGCGTCAGGACCGCGCGCGGACCGACCGCGGGCAGATGGGGGACATCCAGAAGTGGTGGCTGAAGCGGATGATCGAGACGGCGCGTCCGCTGGAGGAGAAGCTGACGCTGTTCTGGCATGGGCACTTTGCCACGAGCTTCCGCAGTGTCGAGGACAGCTACCACATGTTCGTGCAGAACCAGCTGTTCCGCACGCACGCGGCGGGGAACTTCGGGGAGCTGCTGAAGGCGATCATCCGCGACCCGGCGATGATCAAGTTCCTCAACAACAACGACAACCGCAAGGGTCGGCCCAACGAGAACCTGGCGCGGGAGATCATGGAGCTGTTCAGCCTGGGGCTGGGCAACTACACGGAGAAGGACATCAAGGAGGGGGCGCGGGCGCTGACGGGGTACACGTACCGCGACGACCAGTTCGTCTTCGAGCGCAACCAGCACGACAACGGCGGCAAGACGATCCTGGGTCAGGGCAACCTCAACGATGGGGATGACTTCGTCAAGGCGATCCTGGCGCAGCGGGCGTGCTCGCAGTACATCGCGCGGCGGATGTACCACTACTTCGTGTCCGACGTGCCGCCCGACGAACGCGGCGGGGACAAGGAGCTGCACCCGGCGCAGCGGGCGGCGATCCGCGAGCTGGGCACCACGCTGCAGAGCAACAGGTATGAAGTGAAGCCGGTGCTCAAGAAGCTGTTCCTGAGCGAGCACTTCTACGAGCCGCGGTTCATGAACGAGCAGATCAAGAGCCCGGTGCAGCTGGTGGTGGGGGCGGTGCGGAGCCTGAACACGCCGGTGCGGGACCTGTCGATCCTCAACGATGCGCTGGACCTGATGGGGCAGCGGCTGTTCATGCCGCCGAGCGTGAAGGGGTGGGACGGCGGGCGGTCGTGGATCAACACCTCGACGATGTTCGTGCGGCAGAACATCATGACGTTCCTGATCACGGGCAAGAAGCCGGTGGGGTACGACGGCTCGGCGGGGACGGACGTGTTCGACGCGATGGCGGTGCTGCCGCGGAGCGTGCACGGGAAGGACGAGGTTGTTGACGGCGTGCTGGACGTGACGCTGGGGCAGCGGCCGCTGTCGGCGCGCCAGGCGATGCTGGATTACCTGGACGAGAAGGACGGCGAGATCAACAACGCAACGGTGACCGGACTGATCCTGCTGGCGACGGCGATGCCCGAGTACCAGCTCTGCTGA